The Azotosporobacter soli genomic interval GGAATCATTACCGTACCGGAGATCCATGCTCAATCGGTAGCAGATCGCATGGTCGCTGCCGGCGTACGCGGCATTTGGAATTTTGCGCCGCGTAAAATTAAGGTGCCTGCCACTGTACGAGTCATCAACGAAGACTTGTCGGTAGGGCTAAGCAGTCTTTCTTTTTATTTAGCCAGACAGACACCGGTAAATCCATAACAAGTTTGGAGGACAGCATTCCATGATTGACATTCGTGATCGTGTGCGCAACAGTGCGTTGCATGCAAAAATTGTGAGTGCAGAAGAAGCTGCAGCCGTCATCAAACCAGGTATGAATATCGGAACCAGCGGGTTTACTCCGGCTGGCTATCCTAAGGCAGTGCCGTTGGCATTGGCTGAACGGATGAAAAAAGAGCCGTTCCAGATTAATCTCTGGACAGGCGCATCTGTTGGTAAGGAATTGGACGGCGCACTCGCTGCCGTTAACGGCATCCACAAACGGATGCCTTATCAAACGAACTCGGAACTGCGCAATGCTTTAAACAGCGGCGGCGTAGAGTATTTCGACGTTCATTTAAGCGAATCGGCTCAACTGTCCCGTTACGGGCATCTGGGCGGCAAAGTGGATGTAGCGATCGTGGAGGCCTGCGCCATCACGGAAGAAGGGCATATCATCCCGACCACCTCGATGGGCAATACGGCTTCCTTTGTACAAAGCGCCGACATTGTCATCGTTGAAGTAAACGTTTCGCAGCCGTTGGCGCTGGAAGGCATGCACGACGTGTACGTGCCGCTTGATCCTCCCCATCGGCAGCCGATTCCCATTGTAAAAGTAGATGACCGTATCGGGACGCCTTATATTCCTTGTGGCCTCGATAAGATCAAATATATCGTCCCCTGCGATATCGGCGACGATGTGCGTGATTTTGCTCCGATCGATGAACATTCCAAGGTCATGTCCGAGCTGATCATTGACTTCTTTAAAAATGAAATCAAAGAAGGACGTTTGCCGAAGAATCTTTTACCGCTGCAATCCGGCGTCGGTTCCGTCGCCAATGCGGTCGTGACTGGTTTCGTCAACTCCGATTTCACCGATTTGGAAGTGTACACCGAAGTTATTCAAGACGGTATGCTTGACCTGGCAGATGCCGGTAAGCTGAAATTTGCCTCAGGCACGTCGTTCTCGCCGTCGCCGGCTGGTTTGAGCCGCCTTTATGAAAACATTGACGTTTATCGCGAAAAGATGATGCTGCGTCCGCAAGAAATCGCCAACAGCCCCGAGATTGCTCGGCGCATCGGCATCATTGCGATGAATACCGCGATTGAGTTTGACATTTTTGGTCATGTCAACTCGACGCATATCATGGGAACGAAGATGATGAATGGTATCGGCGGCAGCGGCGACTTTGCTCGTAACGCTTACCTGACTTGCTTCTTTACCACGTCGACAGCCAAAAACGGTGCGATTTCCTCGATCGTCCCGATGTGTTCGCATTTCGATCACACCGAGCATGATACCGATATTTTCGTTACCGAGATTGGCTTGGCGGATGTTCGCGGCTTGAGCCCGAGAGAACGCGCCAGAGCGATCATTAATAACTGCGCTCATCCGGATTATCGGCCGATGCTGCTTGATTATCTGGAAAGAGCCGAAGCGGCGACCAAGAAAGCCCATACGCCGCATCTGCTTGATGAAGCCCTATCCTGGCATGTCCGGTTCAAAGAAACCGGCACCATGAAGAAATAAGTGTAAGTGAAGGAGGACTTTAAATCCATGAGCAATGATTCTTTAAAGGAAAAACTGGCGGCGTATGACGCCAAAGTCCAAAAAGCCTGTGCAAAATTCCCTGAGCGGGGCAACCTGCCTGCAAAGCGGATCTACACTCCGCTTGACATCGCAGACAATGACTATCTGCGCGACCAGGGCTTCCCGGGTGAATATCCGTTCACGCGCGGCGTGCAACCTACCATGTATCGCGGTCGTTTCTGGACGATGCGTATGTATGCCGGTTTCTCGACTGCAGAAGAGTCCAACAAGCGTTATCGCTATCTGATCGAGTCCGGTGCGACCGGCCTGTCTTGCGCTTTCGACTTACCGACGCAAATCGGCTATGACTCCGATGATGTCATTTCCGAAGGCGAAGTTGGTAAAGTCGGCGTTGCAATTGATTCGCTGGCCGATATGGAAATGCTGTTTGATCAAATCGATCTGGGCAAAGTATCCACCTCGATGACGATCAATGCACCGGCTTCCGTACTGTTGGCTATGTACATTGCTGTTGCTGAGAAGCAAGGCGTCACCGCCGATAAGCTGAACGGCACGATTCAAAATGACATCCTGAAAGAGTATGCGGCGCGCGGCACTTACATCTTCCCGCCGAAGCCTTCCATGCGTCTGATCACGAACATTTTCGAATTCTGCTCCAAAGAAGTGCCGAATTGGAATACCATTTCCATTTCCGGTTACCATATCCGCGAAGCCGGTTCCACGGCTGCGCAGGAAATTGCCTTCACGATTGCTAACGGCATCGCGTATGTTGATGCTGCAATCAAGGCTGGCCTTGGCGTTGATGATTTTGCCGGTCGTCTCTCTTTCTTCTGGAATGCACACAACAACGTGCTGGAAGAAGTTGCGAAATTCCGTGCATCCCGTCGCGTATGGGCAAAAGTCATGAAAGAGCGTTTCGGCGCTACCAATCCGAAGTCCTGGATGCTTCGCGTGCATACCCAAACCGCAGGTTCGATGCTGACTGCGCAACAGCCGGAAAACAACGTTGTTCGCGTTGCTTTGCAAACAGCCGCTGCCGTTTTGGGCGGAACCCAGTCCCTGCATACCAACTCCAAGGATGAAGCGTTGGCTCTGCCGACGGAAGCATCCGTACAGGTTGCTTTGCGTACGCAACAGATCGTCGCTTATGAAAGCGGTCTGGCCGATGTTATCGATCCGCTGGCCGGCTCTTACTATGTAGAAGCGCTGACCAATGAAATCGAAGCAGAAGCTTGGGATTACATCAAGAAAATTGACGACATCGGCGGCGCCGTCGTTGCCATCGAAAAAGGCTATGTCCAAAAAGAAATTCAAGACAGCGCTTACAAATGGCAGAAAGAAGTCGAAAACAATGACCGCGTTATTGTTGGCGTCAATAAATTCCAAGTGGAAGAAAAAGCACCGGAAGGTCTGCTGCGCGTAGATGCTTCGGTAGGCGTTGGCCAGAAGAAGAAATTGGCCGATCTGCGTGCAAAACGCGACAATGCAGCAGTCGACAAGGCTTTGGCTGCATTGGAAGCGGCTTGTAAAGATGAGTCTGTCAACCTGATGCCGGTAATCCTGGCAGCGGTTAAAACGTATGCAACCTTGGGCGAAATTTGTGGCGTAATGCGTAAGGTGTTCGGCGAATACCAAGCGCATGTCAGCCTGTAAAGCGGTAGGAGGGACTACGATGGAAAAACGTGTTCGTATATTAGTTGCAAAACCTGGCCTGGACGGCCATGATCGTGGCGCGAAGGTTGTTGCCCGCGCTCTGCGTGACGCTGGCTTTGAGGTTATCTATACCGGCCTGCGTCAGACTCCGGAACAAATTGCCGAAGCGGCGCTGCAAGAAGACGTAAATGTTGTTGCACTGAGCCTGCTTTCCGGCGCGCATCCGCATCTGTTCCCGCGCATTGTGGAACTGGTTCGCGGCAAAGGCATGAAAGATGTGCTGATCATCGGCGGCGGCGTAATTCCTGACAGCGATATCCCGGCTCTCAAAGCAGCCGGCGTATCCGAAGTCTTCACGCCGGGTACCCCGACCGGAGCCATCATCGAGTACATCAAGAAAAACGTACAATAAACTGACCGAGCAAAGCGTGTCATTGTGCGGTCCGGCCATCTGGCCGGACCCGCAATTGCATAAGGTGGTGCAGTCAACATGAAACTTGTCGAAGAATTATTGGCCGGCAACCGCCTGGCCCTGTCTCGGGCGATCACTGCGGTAGAAAATGAGTATGAAGAAGCGGTTGCGATTATGCAGCAGTTGTATGCTCATACCGGACGAGCGCATGTCATCGGCATTACCGGACCTCCGGGCGCTGGTAAGAGTACGTTGACGGATAAAATGGCCAAGGCGTATCGTCGTCAGGGTAAGACCGTAGGCATTGTCGCCGTAGACCCGACCAGTCCTTTTTCGGGCGGCGCTATTTTAGGCGACCGGATTCGGATGAATGACTTGACGCTTGATGAAGGCGTCTTCATTCGCAGTATGGGAACGCGGGGCAGTCTCGGCGGATTGTCGAGAAAGACGTCAGAGACCGTCAAAATCATGGATGCGGCGGGCAAAGATGTCATCTTGATTGAAACCGTCGGCGTCGGACAATCGGAAGTCGATATCGTCAAATCGGCGGACACCGTTCTGGTCGTCATGGTACCGGGTTTAGGCGATGATATCCAGGCGATTAAAGCGGGCATTTTGGAAATCGGCGACATTTTCGTTTTGAATAAGGCGGATCTTGATGGCGCCGACCGACTGAATGTTGAGCTGGAAATGATGCTGGATATGAACCAGACGATGCTCGACTGGCGACCTCCGGTCAAGAGGGTTGTAGCCAGCCGAAGCGAAGGCATCGATGAATTACTGGATTCCGTCGCCGAATATACGGCGTGGGCCAAAGAAGCCGATCAGTTTGAACTGCGGCGTCATGGCCGGACAAAGACCGAACTTTTAAATATGCTAGATCAGGAAATGGGACGCTTTGTGCGTCAACGTCTCGATCGTTACGGCAGTTTGGAAGAATTGGTCGCCAGTATTGAACGACGGGAGAAGGATCCCTATTCCGTAGTCAATATGATCGTAGCCGATGTGCTGCGTGAAGTGAAGGTTTGAGGAGGACTGAATATGTTTAAGACACTGAAAGTGGATCATATCGGCATTGCCGTGAAAGATCTGGATCAAGCTAAGAAGTTTTACAGCGAGATGCTGGGCATGGAAATCATGGGCGAAGAAACCGTTGAACAACAAAAAGTTCGCGTTTGCTTTATCCCTTGCGGCGACAGCGAGATCGAACTGCTCGAGTCTACGTCTCCGGACGGCCCGATTGCCAAGTTCATCGAGAAAAACGGTGAAGGCATCCAACATTTGGCCATTCGCGTCGACAATGTCGAAAATGCACTGGCCGATCTGAAAGCCAAAGGCGTGCGCCTGATCGACGAGACTCCTCGTTACGGCGCTGGCGGTGCGCAAATCGCATTTGTTCATCCGAAAGCTACCGGCGGCATTCTGCTGGAACTGTCCGAACGCAAATAATTTTTGCAACTCATATTTTTAAGTGGAATGTTGTTGGAGGTGTATCATGTCAACCGTTCAAGAACGCATTGAAGACCTGAAAAAACGGCAGGAAAAGATCATGCAAGGCGGCGGCCAAAAGCGGATCGACAAGCAGCATGCTACCGGCAAGCTGACTGCCCGTGAACGGGTCGAATTATTACTCGATCCGAATACCTTTGTTGAACTGGATCAGTTCATCACGCATCGTTGCACCAATTTTGACATGGCTTCGGTCGAAGCTCCGGGCGAAGGCGTTGTAACCGGCTACGGCACGGTCAATGGTCGCTTGGTCTATGTATTCGCACAAGACTTCACCGTCGTCGGCGGTTCGCTTGGCGAAATGCATGCGGCTAAAATCATCAAGGTACAAAACCTGGCAATGAAGATGGGCGCACCTGTCATCGGCCTTAACGATTCGGGCGGAGCCCGGATTCAAGAAGCGGTCGATGCATTGGCCGGTTATGGTAAGATTTTCTACAATAATACTATGGCTTCGGGTGTGATTCCGCAGATCTCCGTCATCATGGGACCTTGCGCAGGCGGCGCGGTATATTCGCCGGCTCTGACGGATTTCATCTACATGGTGAAAAACACCAGCCAAATGTTTATTACCGGTCCGCAGGTTATCAAGTCGGTAACGGCTGAAGAAGTTACCGCTGAAGCGCTTGGCGGAGCGATGACTCACAACACGACGTCCGGCGTCGCTCATTTCGTAGCGGAAAACGACCAGGACTGCCTGGAGCAAATCCGTTTGCTGCTCAGCTATCTGCCTAGCAACAATCTGGAAGGTGCACCGTCTGCTCCTGCGACGGATGATCCGAACCGCATGGAAGAGTCGTTGGTGACTCTCTTACCGGATAATCCGAACCAACCGTACAATATGAAAGACGTCATCACAGCGATTGTCGATGATGGTCAATATTATGAATCTCAGCCGTTTTTTGCTCAAAACATGATCACTTGTTTTGCCCGGTTTGATGGTCAGACCGTAGGAATCATCGCCAATCAGCCGTCTGTTATGGCCGGTTGCCTGGATATCGATGCTTCTGATAAATCGGCCCGCTTCATTCGTTTCTGCGACGCATTCAACATTCCTCTCTTGAATCTGGTTGATGTACCGGGCTTCCTGCCTGGCGTAAGCCAAGAGTATGGCGGCATTATCCGTCATGGCGCGAAAATGTTGTATGCTTATTCGGAAGCGACCGTACCTAAGATCACCGTCATTACCCGTAAGGCATACGGCGGTTCTTACCTGGCAATGTGTTCGCAAGATTTGGGCGCGGATCAGGTCTTGGCCTGGCCGACTGCCGAAATTGCGGTCATGGGACCTGCAGGTGCGGCAAACATCATCTTTAGGGGAGACCCCGAAGTAAAGGCAAAAACAGAAAAGTACATCGAAGAGTTCGCGACTCCCTACAAAGCAGCCGAACGCGGCTTTGTCGATCAAGTCATCGAACCGCAAGAAACCCGTCCTCGTATCATTACCGCTCTGAGCATGCTGGCCAGTAAGCGGGAACAGCGGCCCCAGAAGAAACACGGCAATATTCCGCTGTAGGAAAGGTGGAAAAACATGAGCGTCAATGCAAAAGGTGTAAGTCCAGAAGTGGTAGCCGTCATCATGGCTGCCGTCCAGCAAATGCTGGGTTCCAGCTTTCAAGCTGTGACTGTCAGACGCGCCAGTGAAGTGTGGACTGTCGCTGGTCGTCAAAACGCGTAACACTTTTTAAAAACAGAAAACGTTGTGGAGGTATTATTGTCATGAAAAAATTTAATATCACAGTAAACGGCACTGCTTACCAGGTTGAAGTGGAAGAAGTAAAGGAAGCAAAGGCCGCTCCGGCTGCTAAAGCGGCAGCTCCTGCTGCGAAAGCAGCAGCTCCGGCTCCTGTCGCCGCTGCTGCTCCTGCAGCTGCTGAAGTTGGCGCAGGCGATACCCCTGTAACTGCTCCGATGCCTGGCAAGATCATCAAAGTTGTAGCCGAAGCCGGCAAGGCGATCAAAAAAGGCGACGTAATCATGATCCTCGAAGCCATGAAAATGCAAAACGAAATTACCGCACCGGTCGATGGCACTGTGAAGTCCATCAATGCCGCAGCGGACCAAGGCGTTAAGGGTGGAGACATCCTCGCGGTAATAAAGTAAAAAAATCACAATCGTGCAATTGAAAAATTGCACGATTTTTTTCTGCTTACGACATTGACAGACCATAGGTCGATTAGTATACAATGAAGAAGGCGAAATAAAGATATTGTGTACGTAAATTCACAATATTGCGATAGTTCGCCTCTGCTTACGAACAATAAGAGGAAGCAAGTTTTAATTTTGAAAAGCATTGACTGAATGTAGTAATTTGTTGTAAATTGTAGATGTGTGACGAATTTGATAAAAGGCCTTGAGATGGAGAGGAGGTGCTTGTGTGGAGAAAGTACAGGAAGGTATTGTTCTGGAACTTTTGCCGGATGGAACGGCTAAAGTGAAGACGAGCAGACATAACGACTGCGAAAATTGCGGGGCATGTCCTGGAAACTCTGCTATGGTGCTAACGGCCAGAAACCCTCTTGGGGCAAAACCAGGGCAGCAGGTAGCGATTGAAATTAAAGAAGTCAATATGCTAAAGGCTGCTTTTATTGTTTATATGCAGCCGCTCTTGGCCGCGTTCTTGGGTTCTCTGGCGGGCTGGTGGCTCGCGGAAAAATGGGGTCTGGCATTGCTGACTCTACAGATTTTGGGAGGGGTACTTGGTTTTGCCTTAGCGATAGGGTACGTCAAGTATTTTGATATAAGCTCCAAAACCAATGTTAGTATGCAGCCGGTGATCACGGATATTCTGTCGAACCGGTAAGGCATTCAATGTTTTAAGAGGGGTGAAATTATGGCAAAGAGCTTTCGCGGGGGCGTACACCCTGACGATCGCAAACGGTACACGGCAACTAAGGCAATCGAGGTGGCTCCGGTACCGGTGAAAGTCATCATTCCGACCCGGCAGCACATCGGCGCGCCCTGTGCACCGGTTGTAACCGTCGGAGATTTGGTAAAAAAAGGTCAGGTTATTGCTGAGGCTCAGGCCTTCGTATCGAGTCCGATCCATGCGTCTACTTCCGGCAAGGTGGTAGAGATTGCGGATTATCCGCATTCGGTCTTTGGCTCCTGTGTTGCAATCGTGATTGAGAGCGATGGACAGGATGAATGGCTGGAAGGACTGCCGCTTGATCGGCAGTGGAAAGCGATGGAAGCGGATGAAATCAAGGATGCGATCCGCCAGGCCGGTTTGGTCGGCATGGGGGGAGCTACGTTCCCGACGCATGTAAAAATGGCGCCGCCGCCCGATAAGTCTATCGACACATTTATCTTGAATGCGGCCGAATGTGAGCCGTATCTGACCGCGGATCATCGCGCGATGCTCGAGTATACCGAAAAAATCGTGACCGGCATGCAGATTGCAATGAAAGCGCTCGGCGTCAAACGCGGTATTGTCGGCGTTGAGGAGAACAAGCCGGATGCGATTGCAGCGATGCAAAAAGTCTGCGGCGTAGTCGGTATTGA includes:
- a CDS encoding acetyl-CoA hydrolase/transferase family protein, giving the protein MIDIRDRVRNSALHAKIVSAEEAAAVIKPGMNIGTSGFTPAGYPKAVPLALAERMKKEPFQINLWTGASVGKELDGALAAVNGIHKRMPYQTNSELRNALNSGGVEYFDVHLSESAQLSRYGHLGGKVDVAIVEACAITEEGHIIPTTSMGNTASFVQSADIVIVEVNVSQPLALEGMHDVYVPLDPPHRQPIPIVKVDDRIGTPYIPCGLDKIKYIVPCDIGDDVRDFAPIDEHSKVMSELIIDFFKNEIKEGRLPKNLLPLQSGVGSVANAVVTGFVNSDFTDLEVYTEVIQDGMLDLADAGKLKFASGTSFSPSPAGLSRLYENIDVYREKMMLRPQEIANSPEIARRIGIIAMNTAIEFDIFGHVNSTHIMGTKMMNGIGGSGDFARNAYLTCFFTTSTAKNGAISSIVPMCSHFDHTEHDTDIFVTEIGLADVRGLSPRERARAIINNCAHPDYRPMLLDYLERAEAATKKAHTPHLLDEALSWHVRFKETGTMKK
- a CDS encoding methylmalonyl-CoA mutase family protein; translation: MSNDSLKEKLAAYDAKVQKACAKFPERGNLPAKRIYTPLDIADNDYLRDQGFPGEYPFTRGVQPTMYRGRFWTMRMYAGFSTAEESNKRYRYLIESGATGLSCAFDLPTQIGYDSDDVISEGEVGKVGVAIDSLADMEMLFDQIDLGKVSTSMTINAPASVLLAMYIAVAEKQGVTADKLNGTIQNDILKEYAARGTYIFPPKPSMRLITNIFEFCSKEVPNWNTISISGYHIREAGSTAAQEIAFTIANGIAYVDAAIKAGLGVDDFAGRLSFFWNAHNNVLEEVAKFRASRRVWAKVMKERFGATNPKSWMLRVHTQTAGSMLTAQQPENNVVRVALQTAAAVLGGTQSLHTNSKDEALALPTEASVQVALRTQQIVAYESGLADVIDPLAGSYYVEALTNEIEAEAWDYIKKIDDIGGAVVAIEKGYVQKEIQDSAYKWQKEVENNDRVIVGVNKFQVEEKAPEGLLRVDASVGVGQKKKLADLRAKRDNAAVDKALAALEAACKDESVNLMPVILAAVKTYATLGEICGVMRKVFGEYQAHVSL
- a CDS encoding cobalamin B12-binding domain-containing protein, with the protein product MEKRVRILVAKPGLDGHDRGAKVVARALRDAGFEVIYTGLRQTPEQIAEAALQEDVNVVALSLLSGAHPHLFPRIVELVRGKGMKDVLIIGGGVIPDSDIPALKAAGVSEVFTPGTPTGAIIEYIKKNVQ
- the meaB gene encoding methylmalonyl Co-A mutase-associated GTPase MeaB — its product is MKLVEELLAGNRLALSRAITAVENEYEEAVAIMQQLYAHTGRAHVIGITGPPGAGKSTLTDKMAKAYRRQGKTVGIVAVDPTSPFSGGAILGDRIRMNDLTLDEGVFIRSMGTRGSLGGLSRKTSETVKIMDAAGKDVILIETVGVGQSEVDIVKSADTVLVVMVPGLGDDIQAIKAGILEIGDIFVLNKADLDGADRLNVELEMMLDMNQTMLDWRPPVKRVVASRSEGIDELLDSVAEYTAWAKEADQFELRRHGRTKTELLNMLDQEMGRFVRQRLDRYGSLEELVASIERREKDPYSVVNMIVADVLREVKV
- the mce gene encoding methylmalonyl-CoA epimerase, with the translated sequence MFKTLKVDHIGIAVKDLDQAKKFYSEMLGMEIMGEETVEQQKVRVCFIPCGDSEIELLESTSPDGPIAKFIEKNGEGIQHLAIRVDNVENALADLKAKGVRLIDETPRYGAGGAQIAFVHPKATGGILLELSERK
- the mmdA gene encoding methylmalonyl-CoA decarboxylase subunit alpha, yielding MSTVQERIEDLKKRQEKIMQGGGQKRIDKQHATGKLTARERVELLLDPNTFVELDQFITHRCTNFDMASVEAPGEGVVTGYGTVNGRLVYVFAQDFTVVGGSLGEMHAAKIIKVQNLAMKMGAPVIGLNDSGGARIQEAVDALAGYGKIFYNNTMASGVIPQISVIMGPCAGGAVYSPALTDFIYMVKNTSQMFITGPQVIKSVTAEEVTAEALGGAMTHNTTSGVAHFVAENDQDCLEQIRLLLSYLPSNNLEGAPSAPATDDPNRMEESLVTLLPDNPNQPYNMKDVITAIVDDGQYYESQPFFAQNMITCFARFDGQTVGIIANQPSVMAGCLDIDASDKSARFIRFCDAFNIPLLNLVDVPGFLPGVSQEYGGIIRHGAKMLYAYSEATVPKITVITRKAYGGSYLAMCSQDLGADQVLAWPTAEIAVMGPAGAANIIFRGDPEVKAKTEKYIEEFATPYKAAERGFVDQVIEPQETRPRIITALSMLASKREQRPQKKHGNIPL
- a CDS encoding biotin/lipoyl-containing protein produces the protein MKKFNITVNGTAYQVEVEEVKEAKAAPAAKAAAPAAKAAAPAPVAAAAPAAAEVGAGDTPVTAPMPGKIIKVVAEAGKAIKKGDVIMILEAMKMQNEITAPVDGTVKSINAAADQGVKGGDILAVIK
- a CDS encoding SoxR reducing system RseC family protein, encoding MEKVQEGIVLELLPDGTAKVKTSRHNDCENCGACPGNSAMVLTARNPLGAKPGQQVAIEIKEVNMLKAAFIVYMQPLLAAFLGSLAGWWLAEKWGLALLTLQILGGVLGFALAIGYVKYFDISSKTNVSMQPVITDILSNR
- the rsxC gene encoding electron transport complex subunit RsxC is translated as MAKSFRGGVHPDDRKRYTATKAIEVAPVPVKVIIPTRQHIGAPCAPVVTVGDLVKKGQVIAEAQAFVSSPIHASTSGKVVEIADYPHSVFGSCVAIVIESDGQDEWLEGLPLDRQWKAMEADEIKDAIRQAGLVGMGGATFPTHVKMAPPPDKSIDTFILNAAECEPYLTADHRAMLEYTEKIVTGMQIAMKALGVKRGIVGVEENKPDAIAAMQKVCGVVGIEVMPLETKYPQGAEKTLIHVITGKEVPSGALPMDVGVVVQNVGTAIAIADAVERGIPLIERVTTVTGAAIAEPKNLLLRVGDTFSNAIAMCGGFKEEPMKVIAGGPMMGMAQSNIEAPIMKGTSGILALTAADVNPGVERPCIRCGRCVEACPMGLIPSMLSILGERGAYPVAKEEYDLLDCVECGSCVYVCPAKRNIVHYIKLSKAQNAAMAAKK